The following are from one region of the Rhipicephalus microplus isolate Deutch F79 chromosome 1, USDA_Rmic, whole genome shotgun sequence genome:
- the LOC119178667 gene encoding uncharacterized protein LOC119178667 isoform X2, translated as MVDPVVCNNWMLVCHVDSHDQLTFHSQERLGFARIARLTDLTEAFTCCSLGQRSCITAATIGHGNVFLEPSPTRMCSTYIAAQLDDATKSEHFEGTGHVFLQITDVQLKPQFRFNAQLKGTVTKEN; from the exons ATGGTTGATCCAGTGGTGTGCaacaactg GATGTTGGTGTGCCACGTGGATTCCCATGACCAACTTACGTTTCATTCGCAAGAACGGTTGGGATTTGCAAGAATAGCCAGACTTACGGACCTCACAGAGGCTTTCACGTGCTGCAGTCTTGGGCAAAGGTCATGCATCACTGCGGCCACCATTGGACACGGTAACGTTTTCCTCGAACCATCTCCAACGAGGATGTGTTCAACTTACATTGCTGCCCAGTTGGACGATGCTACGAAGTC AGAACACTTTGAGGGCACTGGTCACGTTTTTCTGCAAATCACTGATGTTCAGCTGAAACCTCAGTTCCGCTTCAATGCGCAGCTTAAAGGAACGGTAACAAAAGAAAATTAA